TTTTTCGATTTTTTGATTTCATCAATAAGAAGACCAAAGTGGATGGCTTCACCCACTTTGGTCTTCTATTTTATCGATCTGAAAATTTTACTCTTCCCCACAATACGCCATCAGCGTTTCAAAGATAATAGCGGCGCCCAGTTTGGCAGTACGGTTGTCCTGGTCCAGTGATGGGTTCAGTTCGGCGATATCCACTCCCCTTACTTTTCCGCTGTGCATAATGGCCCTGTAACATTGCAGGAACAGGCCTCCCGGAAGGATGCCGTTGTAAGCGGTGGCGCTTACGCCGGGTGCAAATGCGGCCGCAAAAACATCGAGGCAGGTAGTCAGATACACATGGTCCACCTGACTGAGGAAATGCTGGATAGCCGCCAGCAGCGTGTCTTTATCGTTCAGATGGAAAGCATCGGCGCCCACATAGGTAGCGCCTTCTTCTCCGGCGATATTAAAAAGCTGGCGTGTATTGCCGTTTTTCTGGATACCGAGGGCGAGGTAGTTAAATGTTTCCTTGTTGTTTTTACAGTCCTGCGCCAGTTGCCAGAAGCCAGTGCCGGAGCTGGGCCCTTCTTCACCCGGAACACGGATATCGAAATGGGCGTCGAAGTTGATCAGTCCGAGGTTGCCTTTCTGCCGTACAAATTTGCGGATACCACTGGCATGACCATACGTAATTTCATGACCGCCGCCCAGCAGAACAGGCAGGTAACCTGCTGTCAGCAGTGCCTGCACCGCCTCACTGAGCACCAGTTGCGCGTCTTCCAGTGCAGTACCGTCACAAACGATATCGCCGGCATCGAGCAACACGGTATTTTCCTCAAAATGCGCGGGGAAGTTGGCTATTGCTTTTCTCAGGGCGCCCGGGCCATCTACGGCGCCGGTGCGGCCTTTATTACGGCGTACCCCTTCATCACAGGCAAACCCGAGGAATGCCACCCCTTTCTGTCCTTTTTGCAGGGCAGGAAGCGGTTGTTGCAACAGGTCTGCTGTGCGGACCACCTGATGCCAGCGCAGCAGGTCTGTTTCTGTACCATCAGTACGGCCGGTCCATGTGTCAGGGGCCGTTGGCCGGTAGCTATCCTTTGTTATCATAAGATTGAACTAATTCTCCTTTTTTCCACACCTTCGCCGGTTTCATTTTACCCTGATAGTACAGGATGTCCCTGAAGTCGGCGGTGGGGTATGCCTGCATATCGGCGGCAAAGCCGGCCTGCAGTTGGCCTGTCTCTTTCAGCTGTAGTGCCGGCGCGGCCCTGAAGGTAAGGGCTGCCAATACTTCAGCGGTTGACAGTTTTTCTGCTGCGCTCATCACAGCGGCCTGTACCAGCAGATCGCCCATAGGCGCAGATCCGGGGTTCCAGTCGCTCGCAATCGCCACCGATGCACCAGCATTCAGCAATCTGCGTGCCGGGGCATAATGCATGCCCAAACCGAGGGATGCGCCGGGTAAAACCACCGCCACGGTGTCAGATTTTGCGAGAAGGTCAATTTCATGGTCGCTGCTGGCCTCCAGATGGTCGGCTGACAGCGCGCCTGCCGCTACGGCCACCGCAGCGCCACCGGCGCTGAACTGGTCTGCATGCACGGTGGCGGCAAAACCCAGCTCACGGGCCTTTTGCAAATAGGTCAATGCCGCTTTCGCAGAGAAAGCCGTTTCTTCGATGAAAATATCCACCCGGTCAGTCAGGGATTCCGCTTTCAGCACGGGCAGCAGCTCATCGAGCGCCCATTGCAGATATTCCTCTTCCGTACCGGAAAAATCACGCGGTTTCATATGGGCAGCCAGACAGGTAGGCACCAGCGTGGCAGCCGTATGCAAGGACGCCTGCTGAATAGCGCGCAACATTTTCACCTCACTTTCAAAGTTAAGCCCATAGCCGCTTTTCACTTCTATGGTCGTAACGCCTTCCAGCAAATGGCGATTGGCCCTGGCGACCGTATTTTCCACGAGGGTAACAGGATCGGCTAAACGCGTTTTGGTCACTGAGTCCCAGATACCGCCACCGGCGCGGGCTATCTCGAGATAACTTTTTCCGGCGATACGCATCGCATAGTCGCGGTTACGGGTGCCGTCATAACAGATATGCGTATGGCAGTCGATAAAGCCGGGCAGCAGTACCATCGGCCTGTCAATGAAAGCCACTTCACAATCAGGATGTTCCTGCAGCAATGTTTTATATGGCCCTATCGCTACAATCCTGCCCGCACTGATCACTACACCGCCTTTTTCAATAACAGTCAGCTGTTCGTCCTGCAAGGTTCCTTTCAGCGGTAAGCCACTGAGGGGAAGGATTTGCGAGAAAGGGCCCAGTAATATTTTCATGGTGCTTTTATTAATCATGAAATGTTGGGATTTTTTGATTTACGATTTCGGGAGCCGGAAGGTTATTGCCCCAAGATCCCAAAAGTCAAAAAATCCGTAAATCAAAAAATCCCTACATGTTATATGTTGATGCCGAATTTATCGCCCCATTCCTGCGCTTTTTCATAGCCGGCGTCTGCGTGGCGGAAGATGCCCATCGCCGGGTCATTGAACAGCACACGGCTCAGACAGGCCGCTGCGCGGTCTGTTCCGTCGGCCAGTACGACCATGCCGGCGTGCTGGGAATATCCCATGCCTACGCCGCCACCGTGGTGGAAAGACACCCAGGTAGCACCGCCGCCTGTATTGGACATCAGGTTGAGCAGCGTCCAGTCGCTGACAGCATCGGAGCCGTCTTTCATGGATTCCGTTTCACGGTTAGGGGAAGCCACAGATCCACAGTCGAGGTGATCGCGGCCAATAACGATCGGTGCTTTCACTTTGCCTGTTCTTACCAGTTCATTGAAGATAAGGCCTGCTTTTTCTCTTTCTCCTAAACCGAGCCAGCAAATGCGGGCGGGCAGTCCCTGGAAGGCCACTTTTTCCTGTGCTTGTTTCAGCCAGTTGATCAGGTGGGTATTTTCCGGGAAAGCTTCCATCAGTGCGCGGTCGGTGGTATAGATATCTTCCGGGTCTCCGGAGAGGGCTACCCAGCGGAAGGGGCCTTTGCCTTCGCAGAAAAGCGGACGTATATACGCAGGCGTGAAACCGGGAAAGTTGAATGCGTTGGGTTCTCCGCCTTCCCTGGCGAATTCGCGGAGGTTGTTGCCGTAGTCGAAAGTGACTGCGCCTTTTTGTTGCATCTCCAGCATAAAGCCAACGTGGCGGGCCATGCTTTTGAGCGACAGCTCACGGTAGCGGGCAGGGTCTTTCTTACGTAGTTCCAGCGCGGCTTCCAGCGTCATGCCATTGGGAACGTAACCGTTAATAGGGTCATGTGCGGAAGTCTGGTCGGTGAGCATATCAGGGATGATATTGTCTTTGAGCAGGCGTTCCAGCATATCGCCGGCATCGCTGACGAGGCCGATGGACAGTGGTTCTCCTTTAGCCATGGCTTCTTTGGCCCATGCCACGGCCTCTTCATAGGAGTAGGTCATGCGATCGATGTAGCGGGTATCGATACGTTTCTGAATGCGGGTAGGATCGATGTCAGCAGCCAGCATCACGCCGCCGGCCATAGTGGCCGCCAGTGGCTGGGCGCCGCCCATACCGCCGATACCGGCAGTAACGATCAGTTTACCCGCCAGGTTGCCGTTGAAGTGCTGACGGCCGCATTCCATAAAGGTTTCGTAGGTACCCTGAAGAATACCTTGTGTGCCGATATAGATCCAGCTGCCGGCGGTCATCTGTCCGTACATCATGAGGCCTTTGGAGCGCAGTTCGTTGAAATGCTCCCAGGTGGCCCATTTTGGCACGAGGTTACTGTTGGCCAGCATTACGCGGGGCGCCTGCGGATGGGTGCGCACGATGCCTACCGGTTTGCCCGACTGTACCAGCAGGGAATGGTCTTCATCCAGTTCCAGTAAGGTTTTGATAATTTTCTCCAGTGCTTCGCGGTTGCGTGCGGCCTGGCCAATACCGCCGTACACCACCAGTTCATCGGGGTTTTCAGCTACTTCAGCGTCGAGGTTGTTGAGCAGCATGCGCAGCGGTGCTTCCGTCTGCCAGGATTTAGCATGCAGCTGTGCGCCACGGGGCGCTTTGTAGTGCGGATGTGCCGCGTATTGTTTAATAAAGTCCAAACTGGTCATGGTAGATGCCATTTAAAGGTAATTGATGTTGTGCGGCTGCTTCATTGGCTACGCGCACAAGAGACTGGTCCGTGATGATTTGGTGTAATGCTTCAATATCGTAGGCGAAGATGCGGTCTTTATCTGCGAAAGTCACTTTCTGGCGGGCGTAGCGGTGTACTGCCTCCAGGATGGGACCGGATTTGAGCGGCCGGCGGAAATCCACTGCCTGTGCGGCATAGAGCAGTTCGATAGCGAGGATGTATTCCAGGTTGCCGATCACCTGGTTGAGTTTACGGCCGCTGATAGAGCCCATAGACACGTGGTCTTCCTGTCCGAGGGAGGTAGGCACGCTATCGGCGCTGGCAGGGAAACAGAGGGTTTTGTTTTCTGTTACCAGGGCGGCGGTGGTGTATTGTGGTATCATAAACCCGGAGTTAAGGCCGGCGTCTTCGATGAGCAGTTTAGGCAGGCCGTATCTTCCTTCGATCATCATGTAGCTGCGCCTGTCGGAGATATTGCCCAGTTCTGCTGCCGCTACGGTGGCGTAGTCCAGTGGCAGCGCCATGGGCTGACCGTGGAAGTTGCCGCCGCTGATAGTGTCGGTATCGCTGAAAATGATCGGGTTGTCTGTCACCGCGTTGAGCTCAATAGTGGTGAGCTCCAGCAGGTGCAGCCATGCTGTGCGGGAAGCGCCGTGTACCTGTGGCATACAGCGGAGGGAGTATGGATCTTGTACGCGGCCACAGTCCACATGTGAAGCCATGATCTCGGAGTTGTCGAGCATGGTTTTGAGGCGGTGCGCTACCAGCTGGTTGCCTGGGAAAGGCCTGATAGCGTGCAGGCGTGGGTCGAAAGGTTTATGAGTGCCCATGAGGCCTTCGAGGGAGAGCGCGCCGATGATGTCTGCCGCTTCCAGTGCGTTGTACAGGCGTTGCACTG
The Chitinophaga varians genome window above contains:
- the hutH gene encoding histidine ammonia-lyase; this encodes MSVIFKYGIDQLTVGVVLDIAAGRIKGVLTPEVITKVNTSNGYVQQIVSRHTTVYGINTGFGPLCDTKISEEDTRALQYNILQSHSVGVGNPIPEEIARIMLITKVHALAQGYSGAALSTLERIIWHIENHVTPLVPEKGSVGASGDLAPLSHLFLPLIGLGKVWYKGQVTTMEAVLQQEGIQPVVLGPKEGLALINGTQFILSFAVKAVQRLYNALEAADIIGALSLEGLMGTHKPFDPRLHAIRPFPGNQLVAHRLKTMLDNSEIMASHVDCGRVQDPYSLRCMPQVHGASRTAWLHLLELTTIELNAVTDNPIIFSDTDTISGGNFHGQPMALPLDYATVAAAELGNISDRRSYMMIEGRYGLPKLLIEDAGLNSGFMIPQYTTAALVTENKTLCFPASADSVPTSLGQEDHVSMGSISGRKLNQVIGNLEYILAIELLYAAQAVDFRRPLKSGPILEAVHRYARQKVTFADKDRIFAYDIEALHQIITDQSLVRVANEAAAQHQLPLNGIYHDQFGLY
- the hutU gene encoding urocanate hydratase; this translates as MTSLDFIKQYAAHPHYKAPRGAQLHAKSWQTEAPLRMLLNNLDAEVAENPDELVVYGGIGQAARNREALEKIIKTLLELDEDHSLLVQSGKPVGIVRTHPQAPRVMLANSNLVPKWATWEHFNELRSKGLMMYGQMTAGSWIYIGTQGILQGTYETFMECGRQHFNGNLAGKLIVTAGIGGMGGAQPLAATMAGGVMLAADIDPTRIQKRIDTRYIDRMTYSYEEAVAWAKEAMAKGEPLSIGLVSDAGDMLERLLKDNIIPDMLTDQTSAHDPINGYVPNGMTLEAALELRKKDPARYRELSLKSMARHVGFMLEMQQKGAVTFDYGNNLREFAREGGEPNAFNFPGFTPAYIRPLFCEGKGPFRWVALSGDPEDIYTTDRALMEAFPENTHLINWLKQAQEKVAFQGLPARICWLGLGEREKAGLIFNELVRTGKVKAPIVIGRDHLDCGSVASPNRETESMKDGSDAVSDWTLLNLMSNTGGGATWVSFHHGGGVGMGYSQHAGMVVLADGTDRAAACLSRVLFNDPAMGIFRHADAGYEKAQEWGDKFGINI
- the hutG gene encoding formimidoylglutamase, with translation MITKDSYRPTAPDTWTGRTDGTETDLLRWHQVVRTADLLQQPLPALQKGQKGVAFLGFACDEGVRRNKGRTGAVDGPGALRKAIANFPAHFEENTVLLDAGDIVCDGTALEDAQLVLSEAVQALLTAGYLPVLLGGGHEITYGHASGIRKFVRQKGNLGLINFDAHFDIRVPGEEGPSSGTGFWQLAQDCKNNKETFNYLALGIQKNGNTRQLFNIAGEEGATYVGADAFHLNDKDTLLAAIQHFLSQVDHVYLTTCLDVFAAAFAPGVSATAYNGILPGGLFLQCYRAIMHSGKVRGVDIAELNPSLDQDNRTAKLGAAIIFETLMAYCGEE
- the hutI gene encoding imidazolonepropionase is translated as MKILLGPFSQILPLSGLPLKGTLQDEQLTVIEKGGVVISAGRIVAIGPYKTLLQEHPDCEVAFIDRPMVLLPGFIDCHTHICYDGTRNRDYAMRIAGKSYLEIARAGGGIWDSVTKTRLADPVTLVENTVARANRHLLEGVTTIEVKSGYGLNFESEVKMLRAIQQASLHTAATLVPTCLAAHMKPRDFSGTEEEYLQWALDELLPVLKAESLTDRVDIFIEETAFSAKAALTYLQKARELGFAATVHADQFSAGGAAVAVAAGALSADHLEASSDHEIDLLAKSDTVAVVLPGASLGLGMHYAPARRLLNAGASVAIASDWNPGSAPMGDLLVQAAVMSAAEKLSTAEVLAALTFRAAPALQLKETGQLQAGFAADMQAYPTADFRDILYYQGKMKPAKVWKKGELVQSYDNKG